From one Pseudanabaena sp. FACHB-2040 genomic stretch:
- the minC gene encoding septum site-determining protein MinC → MNSESPPPTPVTELPQTAPEVDPNLQVRFKSEGGRLLLQLPPEPETSPAPVSWTELCQQLKHRLDAAERFWQPNTVVYLVARDRLLDMRQLQSIAETLEEAQLVLKRVFTSRRQTAVAAATAGYSVEQQANLAHLAQSPTEAGKALDEPLYLQTTVRSGVEIRHPGTIVLLGDANPGSSLVAEGDILVWGRLRGLAHAGVAGNRTCRIMALQMQPTQLRIADVVARPPEKPPAEYLPEVAYIGEDGMRIAIATDFARSALNRAVDLSDRRESS, encoded by the coding sequence ATGAATTCTGAATCGCCTCCACCAACGCCTGTGACTGAGCTGCCTCAAACGGCTCCAGAGGTCGACCCAAACCTTCAGGTTCGCTTTAAGAGCGAAGGGGGACGGTTGCTGCTGCAGCTGCCGCCAGAGCCAGAGACGAGCCCCGCTCCGGTTAGCTGGACTGAGCTTTGTCAGCAGCTCAAGCATCGCCTAGACGCGGCAGAGCGGTTTTGGCAGCCTAATACGGTGGTGTATCTGGTGGCTCGCGACCGGCTGCTGGACATGCGGCAGCTGCAGTCGATCGCGGAAACTTTAGAAGAAGCGCAGCTGGTGCTGAAGCGAGTGTTTACTAGCCGTCGTCAGACGGCTGTGGCTGCCGCTACAGCAGGCTATTCGGTGGAGCAGCAGGCTAATTTGGCTCATCTGGCGCAGTCGCCAACGGAGGCCGGTAAGGCGCTAGACGAGCCGCTGTACCTACAAACGACTGTGCGCTCTGGAGTGGAGATTCGTCATCCGGGCACGATTGTGCTGCTGGGAGATGCTAACCCAGGCAGTTCACTGGTGGCAGAAGGCGATATTCTGGTTTGGGGACGTCTGCGAGGACTGGCTCACGCTGGGGTCGCAGGCAACCGCACCTGCCGCATCATGGCTCTCCAGATGCAGCCTACCCAGCTGCGAATCGCCGATGTGGTAGCCCGCCCACCGGAAAAACCTCCGGCTGAATATCTGCCCGAGGTGGCCTACATTGGAGAAGACGGCATGCGGATTGCGATCGCAACCGATTTTGCCAGGAGTGCATTGAACCGGGCTGTAGACCTGAGCGATCGCCGGGAATCTTCCTGA
- a CDS encoding pitrilysin family protein — protein sequence MNSVNFPANVVRLDNGLTVIHQEITATPVVVADVWVKAGASAEPAEWAGMAHFLEHMIFKGTERLAPGLFDYAIETRGGMTNAATSHDYAHFFMTLAAEALPEALPYLAELLLQAAIPADEFVRERCVVLEEIRQAQDDPDWLGFQAMSELVYQGHCYGRPVLGTETILNQRSPEEMRHFHQSLYQPQNMTVVIAGGLPLEPTIEMVKHGFRAFAQPSPCPPASTGSLPDAWGVRRETLMLPRLEQARLMLAWLGPGIEDVQAAYGLDLLAVILAEGRTSRLVRELREEKQLVQDISASFSLQRDCSLFTIHAWLEPEAIDRVEAIVCDRIAALAESPIGDAELNRAKRLLCNDYAFSTETPGQIAGLYGYYSTLAQPQMCTTYTPTIQAYGEADLQRLARQYLKPDRYAATVLQPA from the coding sequence TTGAACTCGGTCAATTTCCCAGCCAACGTTGTGCGTTTGGATAACGGGCTTACCGTTATTCATCAAGAGATTACGGCCACCCCTGTGGTCGTTGCAGATGTGTGGGTAAAGGCTGGGGCCAGCGCCGAACCGGCAGAGTGGGCAGGGATGGCCCATTTTCTAGAGCACATGATCTTTAAGGGCACTGAGCGGCTGGCCCCCGGCCTGTTTGACTATGCCATCGAAACCCGAGGCGGCATGACCAACGCTGCCACTAGCCACGACTATGCCCACTTCTTTATGACCCTGGCCGCCGAGGCCCTGCCCGAGGCCCTACCCTACCTGGCCGAGTTGCTGCTGCAGGCCGCGATCCCCGCCGATGAGTTTGTGCGAGAACGGTGTGTGGTGCTAGAAGAAATTCGGCAGGCCCAGGATGATCCAGACTGGCTAGGGTTTCAGGCGATGTCGGAGCTGGTTTACCAGGGCCACTGCTATGGTCGCCCTGTGCTGGGCACAGAGACCATTCTCAACCAGCGCTCCCCAGAGGAAATGCGCCACTTCCACCAGTCGCTCTACCAGCCTCAGAACATGACGGTGGTGATCGCAGGCGGTCTACCCCTCGAACCCACAATAGAGATGGTTAAGCATGGCTTTCGCGCCTTTGCCCAGCCTAGCCCCTGTCCCCCAGCAAGCACCGGCTCGCTGCCCGATGCCTGGGGCGTCCGCCGAGAAACCCTGATGCTGCCTCGTCTGGAGCAGGCCCGTCTGATGCTGGCCTGGCTAGGGCCAGGCATTGAAGACGTGCAGGCCGCTTATGGTCTAGATTTGCTAGCGGTGATCTTGGCAGAGGGGCGTACCTCTCGCCTGGTGCGGGAGCTGCGGGAGGAAAAGCAGCTGGTGCAAGACATTAGCGCTAGCTTTTCGCTGCAGCGTGACTGCAGCCTATTTACGATCCACGCTTGGCTAGAGCCAGAGGCCATTGACCGGGTGGAGGCAATTGTGTGCGATCGCATCGCCGCCTTAGCCGAGAGCCCCATTGGAGACGCCGAGCTAAATCGGGCCAAGCGACTGCTCTGCAACGACTACGCCTTTTCTACCGAAACCCCTGGCCAGATTGCGGGCCTCTACGGCTACTACAGCACCCTGGCCCAGCCACAGATGTGCACCACATATACCCCGACTATTCAAGCCTATGGAGAAGCCGATCTGCAGCGGCTGGCCCGCCAGTACCTAAAGCCCGATCGCTACGCTGCAACCGTCTTGCAGCCTGCCTGA
- a CDS encoding pitrilysin family protein, which produces MTKSSTLTGPTLHRTVLKNGLVVLVTENPVADIVSARIFLRAGSSYESPEQAGLFSLLMALLTKGTTRLSSLEIAEAVESIGASLGSDASSDYSLISVKTVSADFPIMLKLAGEVLRSPSFPEAEVNLERRLTLQQIRSMQEQPFTVAYNHLRQGMYQSHPYGLPGIGTETSVAALTSEHLAQAHKQYFRPDNTVISIVGRIDPAQAISLVEEVFGDWPAPQEPLLEPEFPSVPVQGTRQAIPQDTNQSIVMVGYLAAPVKHPAYPVLKLINTYLGNGLSSRLFVEMREKRGLAYDVSAIYPTRLGLSQFVVYMGTAPENTPVALEGLRHEVERLCETPLTDEELQATKNKLLGQYALGKQTNAQIAQLNGWYEVLGLGTDFDQNFQTAIAAITAADAQAVAQEFFNQPYIALLGPASAIG; this is translated from the coding sequence GTGACTAAATCTTCCACCCTAACCGGACCCACCCTACACCGCACGGTTCTCAAAAACGGACTGGTGGTTCTGGTAACCGAAAACCCTGTTGCTGACATCGTCTCTGCCCGCATTTTTCTTCGGGCTGGTAGCAGCTACGAAAGCCCTGAGCAGGCCGGCCTCTTCAGCCTGCTAATGGCCCTGCTGACCAAGGGCACCACGCGCCTGTCGTCGCTAGAAATTGCAGAAGCTGTCGAGTCTATTGGGGCCAGTCTCGGTAGCGATGCCTCATCTGACTACAGCCTGATCAGCGTAAAAACAGTTTCGGCCGACTTTCCGATCATGCTGAAGCTGGCCGGGGAAGTCTTGCGGTCTCCTAGCTTTCCCGAAGCCGAGGTCAACCTAGAGCGCCGCCTCACCCTGCAGCAGATTCGATCCATGCAGGAGCAGCCCTTTACCGTTGCCTACAACCATCTGCGCCAAGGCATGTACCAAAGCCATCCCTACGGCCTGCCCGGCATTGGCACTGAAACCAGCGTTGCGGCCCTGACCAGTGAACATCTGGCCCAGGCACACAAGCAGTATTTCCGGCCCGACAACACCGTCATCTCTATTGTGGGCCGCATTGACCCAGCACAGGCTATTAGCCTGGTAGAAGAGGTCTTTGGCGACTGGCCCGCCCCCCAAGAGCCCCTGCTCGAACCCGAGTTTCCCTCGGTTCCCGTTCAAGGCACACGGCAGGCCATTCCCCAAGACACCAACCAGTCCATTGTCATGGTGGGCTACCTAGCTGCCCCAGTCAAACACCCGGCTTACCCGGTTCTGAAGCTGATCAATACCTATCTAGGCAACGGGCTCTCTAGCCGCCTGTTTGTCGAGATGCGGGAAAAGCGGGGCCTAGCCTACGATGTCTCAGCCATTTACCCCACCCGCCTGGGTCTTTCTCAGTTTGTGGTCTATATGGGCACAGCCCCCGAAAACACCCCCGTCGCGCTGGAGGGTCTGCGCCACGAAGTCGAGCGGCTCTGCGAAACGCCTCTCACTGACGAAGAGCTACAGGCCACCAAGAACAAGCTGCTAGGCCAATACGCCTTGGGCAAGCAAACCAACGCCCAAATCGCCCAGCTTAACGGCTGGTACGAAGTCTTGGGCTTAGGAACCGATTTTGACCAGAACTTCCAGACTGCGATCGCAGCCATAACCGCCGCCGATGCCCAAGCCGTCGCTCAGGAATTCTTCAACCAGCCCTACATCGCCCTCCTAGGCCCAGCCTCAGCTATTGGTTAA
- a CDS encoding thioredoxin domain-containing protein, with translation MVNRLAESQSLYLRKHADNPIDWWPWCDEALAKAKQEDKPIFLSIGYSSCHWCTVMEGEAFSDTTIADYMNTYFLPIKVDREERPDLDSIYMQTLQMIAGQGGWPLNVFLAPDDLVPFYGGTYFPLEPKYGRPSFLQVLQALRGFYDADKTKLDSVKSEILENLQQAALLPTTDRLGQDLLLQGLTTSARILVPVGTGTSFPMMPYAEAALRGVRFEADEKAPASPQLDSQQVCTRRGLDLALGGIYDHVGGGFHRYTVDPTWTVPHFEKMLYDNGQIVEYLAGLWTSGVKAAALRRAVEGTVCWLLREMTAPQGYFYAAQDADSFIQPTDLEPEEGAFYVWRYNEMQNLLSQPQLLALQAQFTVTEAGNFEGQTVLQQQSEELDETVIAALAQLFKERYGTAAHELSTFPPARNNQEAKTQTWPGRIPPVTDTKMIVAWNALMISGLAKAAIAFRQPDFLHIGLRAARFILEHQWSDNRLQRLNYEGTPAVLAQSEDYAFLIKALLDLQQAKLAFPDLPDAIDWLQAARDVQAEFDEWLWSPEGGYYNAPSDTRERLLVRERSFQDSATPSANGIAIASLVRLSLLTEDLTYLDRAEQALKAFGTVMEKFPRACPSLFVALDWFRHSTLIRTTPERIPDLAQTYLPTAVFAAKPDDLPESAIALVCQGLSCLEPALSQEQLLLQIGDSLVRQ, from the coding sequence ATGGTGAATCGTCTAGCCGAGTCTCAAAGCCTGTATTTACGGAAGCACGCAGATAACCCGATCGACTGGTGGCCTTGGTGTGATGAGGCGCTGGCCAAGGCAAAGCAGGAAGATAAGCCAATCTTTCTGTCCATTGGCTACTCTAGCTGCCACTGGTGCACGGTGATGGAAGGTGAGGCTTTTTCCGACACCACCATTGCTGACTATATGAACACCTATTTCCTGCCGATCAAGGTTGATCGAGAGGAGCGGCCTGACTTAGACAGCATCTACATGCAAACCCTGCAGATGATCGCTGGGCAGGGCGGCTGGCCGCTAAACGTATTTCTGGCCCCCGATGACCTGGTGCCTTTTTACGGTGGCACCTATTTCCCGCTGGAGCCGAAGTATGGTCGCCCAAGCTTTTTACAGGTGCTGCAGGCGCTGCGAGGGTTTTATGACGCTGACAAGACCAAGCTTGACTCGGTGAAGTCGGAAATTTTGGAGAATTTGCAGCAGGCAGCATTGCTGCCTACAACAGATCGCTTAGGTCAGGATCTGCTGCTGCAGGGGTTGACCACCAGCGCCCGCATTTTGGTGCCGGTGGGTACGGGCACGAGTTTTCCTATGATGCCCTATGCTGAAGCGGCGCTGCGAGGGGTGCGGTTTGAGGCAGATGAAAAGGCCCCTGCCAGCCCACAGCTCGACAGCCAGCAGGTGTGCACGCGGCGCGGCCTGGACTTGGCTCTGGGCGGCATCTATGATCATGTGGGAGGCGGATTTCATCGCTACACGGTAGACCCTACCTGGACGGTGCCCCACTTTGAGAAGATGCTCTATGACAACGGTCAGATTGTGGAATATCTGGCTGGGCTGTGGACCAGTGGAGTGAAGGCAGCTGCCCTGAGGCGGGCCGTTGAGGGCACCGTGTGCTGGCTGTTGCGGGAGATGACGGCTCCCCAGGGTTATTTTTATGCGGCTCAGGATGCCGATAGCTTCATTCAGCCTACGGACCTGGAGCCGGAGGAGGGCGCTTTTTATGTGTGGCGCTACAACGAGATGCAGAATCTGCTGAGCCAACCGCAGCTGCTGGCGCTACAGGCTCAATTTACAGTGACTGAAGCGGGCAATTTTGAGGGCCAAACCGTGCTGCAACAGCAGTCGGAGGAGCTCGATGAAACGGTGATTGCTGCTCTGGCCCAGCTGTTTAAAGAGCGCTATGGCACGGCGGCCCATGAGCTGTCGACCTTTCCTCCAGCTCGCAATAATCAGGAGGCTAAGACCCAGACCTGGCCCGGACGCATTCCCCCGGTGACGGATACCAAGATGATTGTGGCCTGGAATGCTCTGATGATTTCGGGCTTGGCTAAAGCTGCGATCGCATTTCGCCAGCCTGACTTTTTGCACATTGGCCTGCGCGCGGCTCGGTTTATCTTGGAGCATCAGTGGAGCGATAATCGGCTGCAGCGACTGAACTACGAAGGCACTCCAGCGGTGCTGGCCCAGTCGGAAGACTATGCCTTTTTGATCAAGGCGCTGCTAGATCTACAGCAGGCTAAGCTGGCGTTTCCTGATCTGCCGGATGCGATTGATTGGCTACAGGCGGCCAGAGATGTGCAGGCGGAGTTTGACGAGTGGCTGTGGAGTCCCGAAGGGGGTTACTATAATGCGCCTAGCGATACTCGCGAGCGACTACTGGTGCGAGAGCGGTCGTTTCAAGACAGCGCTACGCCCTCGGCCAATGGAATTGCGATCGCATCGCTCGTTCGTCTGTCTCTGCTGACGGAGGATCTGACTTATTTAGATCGAGCAGAGCAGGCACTAAAGGCTTTTGGCACGGTCATGGAGAAGTTTCCTCGGGCTTGCCCCAGTCTATTTGTAGCGCTCGACTGGTTTCGTCACAGCACCTTGATCCGCACGACGCCGGAACGCATTCCTGATCTAGCGCAGACTTATCTGCCCACGGCGGTTTTTGCGGCTAAGCCGGATGATCTGCCGGAGTCTGCTATTGCGCTGGTGTGTCAGGGGCTGTCGTGTTTAGAACCGGCGCTGTCGCAGGAGCAGCTGCTGCTGCAGATTGGTGACAGCCTAGTTCGTCAGTAG
- a CDS encoding S-layer homology domain-containing protein, translating to MVSFQPPPPSPQKNPRRFKKRLAILLSLLGVGAALAWELISQSSVSRLDRSIVPEGGRFGNQPGSAAPIAVPPPRIPVTDWAAAREPLPSQPPIVFSDVPPDHWARAVLDDLSKRGLLTGFPEGTFQPERPMIRAELSAQIAQLFALPAQPTTVQFADIEPGYWAAASIRQSVQMGFFKGLPEDRFGPEQSVSKAEVLVAIANGLSLTSTAHPGTVLQRYSDRDDIPEWAIPGLVAATQAGLVINYPNVARLEPNRAITRAEAAAILHQALVYLGQINEIPSPYRVVP from the coding sequence ATGGTGTCTTTTCAGCCACCACCGCCCTCTCCTCAAAAAAACCCTCGCCGCTTTAAAAAGCGACTAGCGATCCTGTTGTCGCTGCTGGGAGTTGGAGCGGCTCTAGCCTGGGAACTAATCTCGCAATCGTCCGTGTCCCGGCTGGACAGATCCATTGTGCCGGAGGGCGGTCGCTTCGGCAATCAGCCGGGGTCGGCGGCTCCCATTGCCGTGCCGCCACCTCGCATTCCGGTAACCGACTGGGCTGCCGCTAGAGAGCCCCTGCCAAGCCAGCCGCCCATTGTCTTTTCAGACGTGCCTCCAGATCATTGGGCCAGGGCTGTACTGGATGATCTCTCAAAGCGGGGCCTGCTGACGGGCTTTCCAGAGGGCACCTTCCAACCCGAGCGACCGATGATTCGAGCGGAGCTATCGGCGCAGATCGCCCAACTATTTGCTCTGCCTGCCCAGCCCACAACCGTTCAGTTTGCCGATATCGAGCCTGGCTACTGGGCTGCAGCCAGCATTCGTCAGTCAGTGCAGATGGGGTTTTTCAAAGGGCTGCCCGAGGACAGGTTTGGGCCGGAGCAAAGCGTCTCTAAGGCAGAGGTGCTAGTTGCGATCGCAAATGGCCTCAGCCTCACCTCCACGGCCCACCCCGGCACCGTGCTGCAGCGCTACAGCGACCGCGACGATATCCCAGAGTGGGCCATTCCTGGCCTAGTCGCTGCCACCCAAGCAGGTCTGGTGATCAACTATCCCAACGTTGCGCGATTAGAGCCCAACCGCGCCATTACCCGAGCCGAAGCCGCCGCTATTCTGCATCAGGCTCTAGTGTATTTAGGACAGATCAATGAGATACCTTCTCCGTACCGGGTAGTTCCTTAA
- a CDS encoding DedA family protein, with the protein MLDFVSLEVLQDLAHEYGYWAVFFGILLENAGIPIPGETITLIGGFLAGSGELKFWPVWATAISGAVVGDNLGYWIGAYGGWPLLQRLGKFFRIQETQLLAVKDQFSQNAARAVVLGRFVALLRIFAGPLAGIAQMPYPKFLLCNLLGATMWASVMVSLAYFVGQVIPLPTMVGWVAQFTVLALVLLVGWFVGTYWWEQRQQKLLVKELPGTEKVSH; encoded by the coding sequence ATGCTGGATTTTGTCTCCCTGGAGGTTCTCCAGGATTTGGCCCATGAGTACGGCTACTGGGCTGTCTTCTTTGGCATTTTGTTAGAAAACGCTGGAATTCCTATTCCGGGAGAAACGATTACGTTGATAGGCGGTTTCTTGGCGGGCAGCGGAGAGCTGAAGTTTTGGCCGGTTTGGGCCACGGCGATTTCAGGTGCGGTTGTCGGCGATAACTTAGGCTACTGGATCGGTGCTTACGGCGGCTGGCCGCTGCTGCAACGGCTGGGCAAGTTTTTTCGGATTCAGGAAACTCAGCTGCTGGCGGTTAAGGATCAGTTTAGCCAGAATGCAGCCCGGGCAGTGGTTTTGGGCCGCTTTGTGGCGCTACTGAGAATTTTTGCGGGGCCACTGGCAGGCATCGCCCAAATGCCATATCCCAAGTTTCTGCTCTGTAACCTTTTGGGCGCGACGATGTGGGCATCGGTCATGGTGAGTCTGGCCTATTTTGTGGGGCAGGTGATTCCGCTGCCGACAATGGTGGGCTGGGTGGCCCAATTTACAGTATTGGCCCTGGTTTTGCTCGTGGGCTGGTTTGTTGGGACGTATTGGTGGGAGCAGCGCCAGCAAAAGCTTCTGGTTAAGGAACTACCCGGTACGGAGAAGGTATCTCATTGA
- a CDS encoding Npun_F5560 family protein produces MAQSAYQPVSDSQVEIARLQSELEMRDQLVQQLSQELFRLVKGNAGFMPSPEVSERHQAEVRALREQLRGVEKQVDFYQAQLEDRDTEVVQLRQTVQELTDRSRMLEQVVQELPNVYRQKFAERMTAVREKVAQIQQENRQLQAELQSVSYRLAVRTRRSQHLDLPSFAQGSLGGISLPSFGNG; encoded by the coding sequence GTGGCTCAATCTGCCTATCAGCCCGTTTCCGACAGTCAGGTGGAGATTGCTCGGTTGCAGTCAGAACTTGAAATGCGCGATCAGCTCGTGCAGCAACTTTCCCAGGAACTGTTTCGCCTGGTGAAGGGCAATGCTGGATTTATGCCCAGCCCGGAAGTCTCCGAGCGCCATCAGGCAGAAGTTCGGGCATTGCGGGAGCAGCTGCGGGGTGTTGAAAAGCAAGTTGACTTTTATCAGGCCCAGTTAGAAGACCGAGATACAGAGGTTGTGCAGCTGCGGCAGACGGTGCAGGAATTGACCGATCGTTCCCGGATGCTGGAGCAGGTGGTGCAGGAACTGCCTAATGTTTACCGGCAAAAGTTTGCTGAGCGAATGACGGCTGTGCGAGAAAAGGTAGCGCAGATCCAGCAGGAAAACCGTCAGCTGCAGGCTGAACTGCAGAGCGTCAGCTATCGCTTAGCGGTTCGGACTCGCCGCAGCCAGCATCTAGATTTGCCCAGCTTTGCCCAAGGATCACTCGGCGGAATTTCTCTGCCCTCTTTTGGCAACGGCTGA
- the rpsF gene encoding 30S ribosomal protein S6, which yields MKDYVYETMYILRPDLGEEAVDAAIGKYQSILREQGADILETQHRGKRRLAYEIDRHREGIYIQMNYTGPGSAVAPMERAMRLSEEVVRYLTVKQEPVEEAPVAVGVGAED from the coding sequence ATGAAAGATTACGTGTACGAAACAATGTACATTCTTCGGCCTGATTTAGGCGAAGAGGCTGTTGATGCGGCTATTGGCAAGTATCAGTCCATCTTGCGGGAACAGGGGGCTGACATTCTAGAAACCCAGCACCGGGGCAAACGCCGTTTGGCTTACGAGATCGATCGGCACCGGGAAGGGATCTATATTCAGATGAACTACACGGGGCCAGGATCTGCGGTAGCTCCAATGGAGCGGGCGATGCGGTTGAGTGAAGAAGTTGTGCGCTATCTGACGGTCAAGCAAGAGCCGGTTGAAGAAGCGCCTGTCGCAGTTGGCGTTGGCGCTGAAGACTAG
- a CDS encoding fumarylacetoacetate hydrolase family protein — translation MAQRYVRVQSQAGQLHYGLLQPDRSVFILDAPPWLQGQVTEAVLPPDGYTLLAPCAPSKIVAVGKNYAKHAAEMGTPLPLTPLLFLKPSTTVTSVGAPIYYPSQSQEIDYEGELAIIIGERCVDCTPEQVQSKIWGYTIANDVTARDLQRQDGQWTRAKSFDSFCPLGPWIVRELSPGARIQTFLNNRTEPVQSASLDEMVFKPEFLVAYISQIMTLLPGDVVLTGTPEGVGPLAIGDRVRVEIEGIGTLENVIATRHPAVAPIEKS, via the coding sequence ATGGCGCAACGGTACGTACGGGTACAGTCTCAGGCAGGGCAGCTTCACTACGGTCTTTTGCAGCCAGATCGCAGTGTGTTTATTCTAGATGCCCCTCCTTGGCTCCAGGGACAGGTTACCGAGGCCGTTTTGCCACCCGACGGCTACACACTGTTAGCCCCCTGTGCGCCTTCTAAAATAGTGGCAGTCGGTAAAAACTACGCCAAACACGCTGCCGAAATGGGAACACCCCTGCCCCTTACCCCCCTGCTTTTTCTCAAACCCTCCACAACAGTGACTTCAGTAGGGGCTCCCATCTACTACCCATCTCAATCCCAGGAGATAGACTACGAAGGCGAGTTGGCCATCATTATTGGAGAACGCTGTGTTGACTGCACACCAGAGCAGGTACAGTCAAAAATCTGGGGATACACCATTGCTAACGACGTTACCGCCCGCGATTTGCAGCGCCAAGATGGTCAGTGGACTCGAGCTAAAAGCTTTGATTCTTTCTGTCCTCTAGGCCCTTGGATTGTGCGAGAACTCAGTCCTGGTGCCCGCATCCAAACCTTCCTCAACAACAGAACCGAGCCGGTTCAATCGGCCTCTCTAGACGAAATGGTGTTCAAGCCAGAGTTTTTGGTAGCCTACATCAGCCAGATTATGACCCTCTTACCGGGAGATGTAGTACTTACAGGCACGCCAGAGGGCGTTGGCCCTCTGGCGATTGGAGATCGAGTGCGGGTAGAGATTGAAGGCATTGGCACTCTGGAAAACGTTATTGCAACCCGTCATCCAGCAGTAGCCCCGATCGAAAAGAGTTAG
- a CDS encoding Tic20 family protein, with translation MNWRGETAVTDRIWASLPYLLPLVDSLLFGVYLFRQFPPLAVVFSPLLPLLALSNGFLGLIIFFLIFLLVVRNSNINHFIRFNAMQAILIDIVLIICRVILQILGPALQGGLLLETLMNVIFLGTLAAVFYSVVQTLRGQYAEIPTISEAVHMQVR, from the coding sequence ATGAATTGGCGTGGAGAAACAGCGGTCACCGATCGGATTTGGGCGTCTTTACCCTATCTCCTGCCCCTCGTTGATAGCTTGTTGTTTGGGGTCTACCTGTTCAGACAGTTTCCTCCGCTGGCAGTCGTCTTTAGCCCGCTGCTGCCGCTGCTAGCGTTGAGCAATGGCTTTCTAGGACTGATTATTTTCTTTCTGATTTTCCTTTTGGTAGTTCGCAACTCCAATATCAATCACTTCATTCGCTTCAATGCGATGCAGGCTATTCTGATTGACATTGTTCTAATCATTTGTCGAGTCATCCTTCAGATCCTCGGCCCGGCGCTGCAAGGGGGGCTGCTGTTAGAGACCCTGATGAATGTGATTTTTCTGGGTACGCTAGCAGCTGTGTTTTACTCTGTAGTGCAAACGCTACGGGGGCAGTACGCTGAAATTCCCACGATTTCAGAAGCGGTCCATATGCAGGTGCGTTAG
- a CDS encoding DEAD/DEAH box helicase translates to MTLSFSSLGLSEARVSHLNALGFDAPTPIQAEAIPHLLSGRDVIGQAQTGTGKTAAFSLPLIEQVDPNLGAVQALILTPTRELAVQVAQAFRSFRLDRRLQVLPVYGGQSIERQCQRLHKGTQIVVGTPGRILDLLNRGALSLESLGWLVLDEADEMLNMGFIQDVEKILSKVPSERQTAFFSATMAPEIRELATKFLRSPVTVTIKSPKSSPKQIQQVAYIVPRGWSKVRALQPILEMEDPEAALIFVRTRRTAADLTRQLQAAGHSVDEYHGDLTQSQRERLLMRFRQRQVRWVVATDIAARGLHVDDLTHVINFELPDSVENYVHRIGRTGRAGKEGVAISIVHPLEKVKLRQIERHVRQELVFVQIPTRAEIAARHLEKLQTQVREAITSERLASFLPIVSQLSEEYDLHTIAAAALQMAYDQTVPVWQRPESDPYEEGPAPRHGSPKPRKASPSSPSRRKSSRPHSSPAQD, encoded by the coding sequence ATGACCTTATCTTTTTCTAGTTTGGGCCTATCCGAAGCACGCGTGAGCCATCTCAATGCCTTGGGGTTTGATGCCCCCACTCCGATTCAGGCAGAGGCAATTCCTCACCTGCTTTCGGGCCGTGACGTGATTGGCCAGGCTCAAACTGGTACCGGCAAAACCGCCGCATTTTCCCTGCCTCTGATCGAGCAGGTCGATCCCAACCTGGGCGCGGTGCAGGCCTTAATTTTGACCCCAACCCGGGAATTGGCCGTGCAGGTGGCTCAAGCGTTTCGCTCGTTCCGGCTAGACCGGCGGCTGCAGGTTCTGCCTGTCTACGGGGGGCAGTCAATTGAGCGGCAGTGCCAGCGCTTGCACAAGGGCACCCAAATTGTAGTGGGCACCCCTGGGCGGATCTTAGACCTCCTCAACCGGGGAGCACTCTCCCTAGAAAGCTTGGGTTGGCTGGTCTTAGATGAAGCCGACGAGATGCTCAACATGGGCTTTATTCAAGATGTTGAAAAAATCTTGAGTAAGGTTCCATCAGAGCGCCAAACCGCCTTCTTCTCCGCCACAATGGCCCCCGAAATTCGGGAACTGGCGACCAAGTTTTTGCGATCGCCCGTCACCGTTACTATCAAATCACCCAAGTCCTCTCCCAAACAGATCCAGCAGGTCGCCTACATCGTGCCTCGCGGCTGGAGCAAAGTACGGGCGCTGCAGCCGATTCTAGAAATGGAAGATCCAGAAGCAGCCCTGATCTTTGTTCGCACCCGTCGCACGGCTGCCGACCTCACTCGCCAACTGCAGGCGGCTGGCCACAGTGTCGATGAGTACCACGGTGACCTCACCCAGTCTCAGCGCGAGCGCCTGCTGATGCGCTTCCGCCAGCGTCAGGTACGTTGGGTTGTGGCAACCGACATTGCGGCTCGCGGCCTCCATGTAGACGATCTGACCCACGTGATCAACTTTGAACTGCCCGACTCGGTGGAAAACTATGTCCACCGCATTGGTCGCACGGGCCGGGCGGGTAAAGAGGGGGTTGCTATCTCCATCGTTCACCCACTGGAAAAGGTCAAGCTGCGCCAAATTGAGCGCCACGTGCGTCAAGAACTGGTGTTTGTCCAGATTCCGACTCGGGCTGAAATTGCTGCCCGCCATCTAGAAAAGCTGCAGACCCAGGTGCGGGAGGCTATTACCAGCGAGCGGCTGGCTTCCTTCCTGCCGATTGTGTCGCAGCTCAGTGAAGAGTACGACCTGCACACCATTGCGGCGGCGGCGCTGCAGATGGCTTATGACCAAACTGTTCCAGTTTGGCAGCGGCCTGAGAGCGACCCTTACGAAGAGGGGCCTGCTCCTCGGCACGGTTCTCCCAAACCTCGCAAGGCGTCTCCTTCGTCTCCTTCTCGGCGCAAATCTAGTCGGCCGCATTCCTCTCCCGCTCAAGACTAG